From a region of the Phaseolus vulgaris cultivar G19833 chromosome 6, P. vulgaris v2.0, whole genome shotgun sequence genome:
- the LOC137832336 gene encoding uncharacterized protein isoform X3: MSPNHSTAKDDRGIHADFDYVDTQPFDADGVEDDDCDDNEWRYFEDTVPFDDDGVLDTETLVLAGETQVFDEDDDILENEAMNLASETQALGDGETKLPEEECESDRTQILENVDDDELSVDSGNSEAVGSRKDKSCQRNSSVYIFSGSMPPRFAFLRVESLRQAALAIHKVDFKENQDVTNSVKGTGQKYQESLVVKDKGESFLSCSEKVGGVDQENDNGKYSVEVGGFKGKVAKSTVRKLFSDDIPVETNGTCLSGNVFNEGDDLDKLPIYHGELEGLSYVNSQEPGVLSQINAIDFVDRFLKDNITEFDQESNCVKNREEKSKSIPSTKWQHSLTKTVNDKGKAGRTSIYDWDDSREDEGGGDIYLRRKNDFFKGETHRPRSLPGFRNRRACGVNLNDDKEDGNIPNKRKSAVKSDSRVGMNILKVRDSVVPEATIKLKRNLAKELDEQFDIDFSRGEMEPVANAGEQMLDVGPDTQMAAEAMETLCNAKDIVDNDTAHVTRSGLNYKLNNSIGKVGLVSSKEQLAQCDRKRKVDVKSLLQTSGLSKRSTKEVTQHRRDSIMTRSKRSKLNAEGNQTSSDNEKNGRVSLSPIIVQRKSARALKSNQLDELNNPDGNNEESRGSLVNKRELHNGVCHFSPIAKRTRRSLSVNQSINRDIPPKSLRDGNIGIDSLEKSSGIGLQASKTLNSKSTTGSSDDFEVGDNSKLSHLGTSALKASVGSFSDNVELDIVDYPKRRRSLRIRKLSDHDLGSETLVCSSKASAKPEDTGKSTARKRKMRTDSDVKSHVNCKDHSSSYDGSVISSVDRKQGKISELNLDKANPGDNVNNSEASSDESPRERNKVSATPSKYKRPVNDASPVCVGDEYYKQSCNINPTSCLKVSRKELNRELQSLSDIRPELLTPSKDSRKRRDMTNVRVLYSRHLDEDIIKHQKKILARLGVSVVSSIADATHFIADQFVRTRNMLEAIAFGKLVVTHLWIESCGQANCFIDERNHILRDAKKEKEGRRVLITPSTKPSKEILSNLARAVHGQVVEKVGKSVLKGHTVPDDLLILSCEEDYAFSVPFLEKGVMVYKSELLLTGIVTQKLEYQRHRLFADHVKKTRSAV, encoded by the exons ATGAGTCCCAATCATTCCACCGCTAAGGATGATCGTGGAATCCACGCAGATTTTGACTACGTTGACACTCAACCATTCGACGCCGATG GTGTGGAGGACGATGATTGCGATGACAACGAGTGGCGGTACTTCGAAGATACCGTGCCTTTCGACGACGACGGTGTTTTGGATACCGAAACGTTGGTTCTTGCTGGGGAAACTCAGGTATTTGATGAAGATGACGACATTTTGGAAAACGAAGCGATGAACCTTGCCAGTGAAACTCAGGCGTTGGGCGATGGTGAGACTAAGTTGCCGGAGGAAGAGTGTGAATCGGATAGAACGCAAATTTTGGAGAATGTGGATGATGATGAGCTATCTGTTGACAGTGGCAATAGTGAAGCCGTGGGCAGCAGAAAGGATAAATCGTGTCAGCGAAACAGTTCTG TTTATATATTCTCAGGTTCAATGCCACCGCGGTTTGCTTTTCTCCGTGTAGAATCTTTGCGGCAAGCTGCTCTTGCCATTCACAAGGTGGATTTTAAAGAAAATCAGGATGTGACCAATTCTGTCAAGGGTACTGGTCAGAAATACCAGGAATCACTGGTTGTAAAAGATAAAGGGGAGTCCTTTCTTAGTTGTTCTGAGAAGGTTGGGGGAGTTGATCAGGAAAATGATAATGGGAAATACAGTGTGGAAGTTGGGGGATTTAAGGGTAAGGTTGCTAAGTCGACAGTGAGAAAGCTTTTCAGCGATGATATACCTGTTGAAACAAATGGAACTTGTCTTAGCGGCAATGTTTTTAATGAAGGAGATGACCTAGACAAGCTTCCTATTTACCATGGTGAATTGGAAGGGTTAAGCTACGTCAACTCTCAAGAACCTGGAGTATTGTCACAGATCAATGCTATTGACTTTGTTGATAGGTTTCTTAAAGATAATATCACAGAGTTTGATCAAGAATCTAATTGTGTTAAGAATAGGGAGGAAAAGTCCAAATCCATTCCGAGTACAAAATGGCAACACAGTTTGACCAAGACCGTAAATGATAAAGGCAAAGCTGGAAGAACTAGTATTTATGACTGGGATGATAGCCGTGAAGACGAGGGTGGGGGAGATATATATCTAAGGAGGAAGAACGATTTTTTTAAGGGTGAAACACATAGGCCAAGGTCGTTGCCGGGATTCCGGAACAGGAGAGCATGTGGAGTAAATCTAAATGATGATAAGGAAGACGGGAATATTCCTAATAAAAGAAAGAGTGCAGTTAAATCTGATTCAAGAGTAGGGATGAATATTCTGAAAGTAAGGGACAGTGTTGTACCAGAagcaacaataaaattaaaacggAATCTTGCTAAGGAATTGGATGAACAATTCGACATTGATTTCTCTAGAGGAGAGATGGAGCCCGTTGCTAATGCAGGAGAACAGATGTTGGATGTAGGACCAGATACTCAAATGGCTGCTGAGGCTATGGAAACATTGTGCAATGCCAAGGATATTGTTGATAATGATACTGCTCATGTTACTAGAAGTGGTTTAAATTATAAACTTAATAACTCTATTGGAAAAGTGGGGCTTGTTTCGTCAAAGGAACAATTGGCACAATGCGACAGGAAAAGGAAAGTTGATGTTAAATCATTGTTGCAAACTTCAGGTTTATCAAAGAGAAGCACTAAAGAAGTCACGCAACACAGAAGGGACAGTATAATGACAAGATCAAAGAGGAGTAAGTTAAATGCAGAAGGCAACCAAACCTCCAGTGATAATGAAAAAAATGGTAGAGTATCCTTGTCTCCGATAATTGTGCAAAGAAAGTCAGCTAGAGCTTTGAAAAGCAACCAGCTTGATGAGTTGAATAATCCCGATGGCAATAATGAAGAAAGTAGAGGTAGTTTGGTCAACAAAAGGGAATTGCATAATGGTGTTTGTCATTTTTCACCAATTGCCAAAAGAACTAGACGATCCTTATCGGTAAATCAATCAATAAACCGTGATATACCACCCAAGAGTTTGAGAGATGGAAATATAGGTATTGATTCCCTTGAGAAAAGCAGTGGAATTGGCCTACAGGCATCCAAAACATTGAATTCCAAATCTACTACAGGATCTTCTGATGACTTTGAAGTAGGTGATAATTCCAAATTGAGTCACTTGGGGACTTCGGCTCTGAAGGCAAGTGTTGGTAGTTTCAGTGACAATGTTGAATTGGATATAGTAGATTATCCTAAAAGAAGGAGATCTCTTAGAATTAGGAAGTTGTCTGATCATGATTTAGGATCTGAAACATTAGTTTGTTCATCCAAAGCATCTGCAAAACCTGAAGATACTGGGAAATCTACTGCTAGGAAGAGAAAAATGAGAACAGATTCTGATGTCAAATCACATGTAAATTGCAAAGATCACTCATCTTCATATGATGGTTCAGTAATATCTTCTGTTGATCGAAAACAAGGGAAAATATCAGAGCTAAATTTAGATAAGGCAAACCCAGGGGATAATGTTAATAATTCTGAAGCCAGTTCAGATGAATCGCCAAGAGAGAGGAACAAGGTATCTGCAACTCCATCAAAGTATAAGAGGCCTGTGAATGATGCATCACCTGTTTGTGTGGGTGACGAATATTACAAACAATCATGCAATATAAATCCGACATCATGCCTTAAAGTATCTCGAAAGGAGCTCAACAGGGAACTTCAAAGCTTGAGTGATATCAGACCTGAATTACTTACTCCGTCTAAAGATTCAAGGAAGAGGAGGGACATGACTAATGTTCGAGTTCTTTACAGCCGCCACTTGGACGAAGATATTATTAAGCATCAGAAGAAG ATTTTAGCACGGCTTGGAGTTTCTGTGGTATCCTCCATTGCAGATGCTACCCACTTCATAGCTGATCAATTTGTACGTACCAGAAATATGTTGGAAGCTATTGCTTTTGGTAAACTGGTGGTCACACACTTGTGGATTGAGAGCTGTGGACAAGCTAACTGTTTTATTGATGAGAGAAATCACATATTGAGGGATGCAAAAAAGGAAAAGGAG GGTCGAAGAGTATTGATCACCCCAAGTACTAAACCTAGTAAAGAGATTCTTTCAAATTTAGCAAGAGCAGTTCATGGACAG GTTGTGGAGAAAGTTGGAAAATCCGTTTTGAAGGGCCACACAGTTCCAGACGATTTGCTGATCTTATCCTGTGAAGAAGATTATGCCTTTTCGGTGCCTTTTCTTGAGAAGG GGGTAATGGTGTACAAGTCAGAACTGTTGCTGACTGGCATAGTTACACAGAAGCTGGAGTATCAAAg GCATCGACTTTTTGCAGACCATGTGAAGAAAACTCGTTCCGCCGTATAG
- the LOC137832336 gene encoding uncharacterized protein isoform X2, giving the protein MSPNHSTAKDDRGIHADFDYVDTQPFDADGVEDDDCDDNEWRYFEDTVPFDDDGVLDTETLVLAGETQVFDEDDDILENEAMNLASETQALGDGETKLPEEECESDRTQILENVDDDELSVDSGNSEAVGSRKDKSCQRNSSGSMPPRFAFLRVESLRQAALAIHKVDFKENQDVTNSVKGTGQKYQESLVVKDKGESFLSCSEKVGGVDQENDNGKYSVEVGGFKGKVAKSTVRKLFSDDIPVETNGTCLSGNVFNEGDDLDKLPIYHGELEGLSYVNSQEPGVLSQINAIDFVDRFLKDNITEFDQESNCVKNREEKSKSIPSTKWQHSLTKTVNDKGKAGRTSIYDWDDSREDEGGGDIYLRRKNDFFKGETHRPRSLPGFRNRRACGVNLNDDKEDGNIPNKRKSAVKSDSRVGMNILKVRDSVVPEATIKLKRNLAKELDEQFDIDFSRGEMEPVANAGEQMLDVGPDTQMAAEAMETLCNAKDIVDNDTAHVTRSGLNYKLNNSIGKVGLVSSKEQLAQCDRKRKVDVKSLLQTSGLSKRSTKEVTQHRRDSIMTRSKRSKLNAEGNQTSSDNEKNGRVSLSPIIVQRKSARALKSNQLDELNNPDGNNEESRGSLVNKRELHNGVCHFSPIAKRTRRSLSVNQSINRDIPPKSLRDGNIGIDSLEKSSGIGLQASKTLNSKSTTGSSDDFEVGDNSKLSHLGTSALKASVGSFSDNVELDIVDYPKRRRSLRIRKLSDHDLGSETLVCSSKASAKPEDTGKSTARKRKMRTDSDVKSHVNCKDHSSSYDGSVISSVDRKQGKISELNLDKANPGDNVNNSEASSDESPRERNKVSATPSKYKRPVNDASPVCVGDEYYKQSCNINPTSCLKVSRKELNRELQSLSDIRPELLTPSKDSRKRRDMTNVRVLYSRHLDEDIIKHQKKILARLGVSVVSSIADATHFIADQFVRTRNMLEAIAFGKLVVTHLWIESCGQANCFIDERNHILRDAKKEKEVGFSLPVSLALAVQHPLLKGRRVLITPSTKPSKEILSNLARAVHGQVVEKVGKSVLKGHTVPDDLLILSCEEDYAFSVPFLEKGVMVYKSELLLTGIVTQKLEYQRHRLFADHVKKTRSAV; this is encoded by the exons ATGAGTCCCAATCATTCCACCGCTAAGGATGATCGTGGAATCCACGCAGATTTTGACTACGTTGACACTCAACCATTCGACGCCGATG GTGTGGAGGACGATGATTGCGATGACAACGAGTGGCGGTACTTCGAAGATACCGTGCCTTTCGACGACGACGGTGTTTTGGATACCGAAACGTTGGTTCTTGCTGGGGAAACTCAGGTATTTGATGAAGATGACGACATTTTGGAAAACGAAGCGATGAACCTTGCCAGTGAAACTCAGGCGTTGGGCGATGGTGAGACTAAGTTGCCGGAGGAAGAGTGTGAATCGGATAGAACGCAAATTTTGGAGAATGTGGATGATGATGAGCTATCTGTTGACAGTGGCAATAGTGAAGCCGTGGGCAGCAGAAAGGATAAATCGTGTCAGCGAAACAGTTCTG GTTCAATGCCACCGCGGTTTGCTTTTCTCCGTGTAGAATCTTTGCGGCAAGCTGCTCTTGCCATTCACAAGGTGGATTTTAAAGAAAATCAGGATGTGACCAATTCTGTCAAGGGTACTGGTCAGAAATACCAGGAATCACTGGTTGTAAAAGATAAAGGGGAGTCCTTTCTTAGTTGTTCTGAGAAGGTTGGGGGAGTTGATCAGGAAAATGATAATGGGAAATACAGTGTGGAAGTTGGGGGATTTAAGGGTAAGGTTGCTAAGTCGACAGTGAGAAAGCTTTTCAGCGATGATATACCTGTTGAAACAAATGGAACTTGTCTTAGCGGCAATGTTTTTAATGAAGGAGATGACCTAGACAAGCTTCCTATTTACCATGGTGAATTGGAAGGGTTAAGCTACGTCAACTCTCAAGAACCTGGAGTATTGTCACAGATCAATGCTATTGACTTTGTTGATAGGTTTCTTAAAGATAATATCACAGAGTTTGATCAAGAATCTAATTGTGTTAAGAATAGGGAGGAAAAGTCCAAATCCATTCCGAGTACAAAATGGCAACACAGTTTGACCAAGACCGTAAATGATAAAGGCAAAGCTGGAAGAACTAGTATTTATGACTGGGATGATAGCCGTGAAGACGAGGGTGGGGGAGATATATATCTAAGGAGGAAGAACGATTTTTTTAAGGGTGAAACACATAGGCCAAGGTCGTTGCCGGGATTCCGGAACAGGAGAGCATGTGGAGTAAATCTAAATGATGATAAGGAAGACGGGAATATTCCTAATAAAAGAAAGAGTGCAGTTAAATCTGATTCAAGAGTAGGGATGAATATTCTGAAAGTAAGGGACAGTGTTGTACCAGAagcaacaataaaattaaaacggAATCTTGCTAAGGAATTGGATGAACAATTCGACATTGATTTCTCTAGAGGAGAGATGGAGCCCGTTGCTAATGCAGGAGAACAGATGTTGGATGTAGGACCAGATACTCAAATGGCTGCTGAGGCTATGGAAACATTGTGCAATGCCAAGGATATTGTTGATAATGATACTGCTCATGTTACTAGAAGTGGTTTAAATTATAAACTTAATAACTCTATTGGAAAAGTGGGGCTTGTTTCGTCAAAGGAACAATTGGCACAATGCGACAGGAAAAGGAAAGTTGATGTTAAATCATTGTTGCAAACTTCAGGTTTATCAAAGAGAAGCACTAAAGAAGTCACGCAACACAGAAGGGACAGTATAATGACAAGATCAAAGAGGAGTAAGTTAAATGCAGAAGGCAACCAAACCTCCAGTGATAATGAAAAAAATGGTAGAGTATCCTTGTCTCCGATAATTGTGCAAAGAAAGTCAGCTAGAGCTTTGAAAAGCAACCAGCTTGATGAGTTGAATAATCCCGATGGCAATAATGAAGAAAGTAGAGGTAGTTTGGTCAACAAAAGGGAATTGCATAATGGTGTTTGTCATTTTTCACCAATTGCCAAAAGAACTAGACGATCCTTATCGGTAAATCAATCAATAAACCGTGATATACCACCCAAGAGTTTGAGAGATGGAAATATAGGTATTGATTCCCTTGAGAAAAGCAGTGGAATTGGCCTACAGGCATCCAAAACATTGAATTCCAAATCTACTACAGGATCTTCTGATGACTTTGAAGTAGGTGATAATTCCAAATTGAGTCACTTGGGGACTTCGGCTCTGAAGGCAAGTGTTGGTAGTTTCAGTGACAATGTTGAATTGGATATAGTAGATTATCCTAAAAGAAGGAGATCTCTTAGAATTAGGAAGTTGTCTGATCATGATTTAGGATCTGAAACATTAGTTTGTTCATCCAAAGCATCTGCAAAACCTGAAGATACTGGGAAATCTACTGCTAGGAAGAGAAAAATGAGAACAGATTCTGATGTCAAATCACATGTAAATTGCAAAGATCACTCATCTTCATATGATGGTTCAGTAATATCTTCTGTTGATCGAAAACAAGGGAAAATATCAGAGCTAAATTTAGATAAGGCAAACCCAGGGGATAATGTTAATAATTCTGAAGCCAGTTCAGATGAATCGCCAAGAGAGAGGAACAAGGTATCTGCAACTCCATCAAAGTATAAGAGGCCTGTGAATGATGCATCACCTGTTTGTGTGGGTGACGAATATTACAAACAATCATGCAATATAAATCCGACATCATGCCTTAAAGTATCTCGAAAGGAGCTCAACAGGGAACTTCAAAGCTTGAGTGATATCAGACCTGAATTACTTACTCCGTCTAAAGATTCAAGGAAGAGGAGGGACATGACTAATGTTCGAGTTCTTTACAGCCGCCACTTGGACGAAGATATTATTAAGCATCAGAAGAAG ATTTTAGCACGGCTTGGAGTTTCTGTGGTATCCTCCATTGCAGATGCTACCCACTTCATAGCTGATCAATTTGTACGTACCAGAAATATGTTGGAAGCTATTGCTTTTGGTAAACTGGTGGTCACACACTTGTGGATTGAGAGCTGTGGACAAGCTAACTGTTTTATTGATGAGAGAAATCACATATTGAGGGATGCAAAAAAGGAAAAGGAGGTAGGTTTCAGCTTGCCAGTTTCACTAGCACTAGCAGTTCAGCATCCTCTATTAAAG GGTCGAAGAGTATTGATCACCCCAAGTACTAAACCTAGTAAAGAGATTCTTTCAAATTTAGCAAGAGCAGTTCATGGACAG GTTGTGGAGAAAGTTGGAAAATCCGTTTTGAAGGGCCACACAGTTCCAGACGATTTGCTGATCTTATCCTGTGAAGAAGATTATGCCTTTTCGGTGCCTTTTCTTGAGAAGG GGGTAATGGTGTACAAGTCAGAACTGTTGCTGACTGGCATAGTTACACAGAAGCTGGAGTATCAAAg GCATCGACTTTTTGCAGACCATGTGAAGAAAACTCGTTCCGCCGTATAG
- the LOC137832336 gene encoding uncharacterized protein isoform X1 → MSPNHSTAKDDRGIHADFDYVDTQPFDADGVEDDDCDDNEWRYFEDTVPFDDDGVLDTETLVLAGETQVFDEDDDILENEAMNLASETQALGDGETKLPEEECESDRTQILENVDDDELSVDSGNSEAVGSRKDKSCQRNSSVYIFSGSMPPRFAFLRVESLRQAALAIHKVDFKENQDVTNSVKGTGQKYQESLVVKDKGESFLSCSEKVGGVDQENDNGKYSVEVGGFKGKVAKSTVRKLFSDDIPVETNGTCLSGNVFNEGDDLDKLPIYHGELEGLSYVNSQEPGVLSQINAIDFVDRFLKDNITEFDQESNCVKNREEKSKSIPSTKWQHSLTKTVNDKGKAGRTSIYDWDDSREDEGGGDIYLRRKNDFFKGETHRPRSLPGFRNRRACGVNLNDDKEDGNIPNKRKSAVKSDSRVGMNILKVRDSVVPEATIKLKRNLAKELDEQFDIDFSRGEMEPVANAGEQMLDVGPDTQMAAEAMETLCNAKDIVDNDTAHVTRSGLNYKLNNSIGKVGLVSSKEQLAQCDRKRKVDVKSLLQTSGLSKRSTKEVTQHRRDSIMTRSKRSKLNAEGNQTSSDNEKNGRVSLSPIIVQRKSARALKSNQLDELNNPDGNNEESRGSLVNKRELHNGVCHFSPIAKRTRRSLSVNQSINRDIPPKSLRDGNIGIDSLEKSSGIGLQASKTLNSKSTTGSSDDFEVGDNSKLSHLGTSALKASVGSFSDNVELDIVDYPKRRRSLRIRKLSDHDLGSETLVCSSKASAKPEDTGKSTARKRKMRTDSDVKSHVNCKDHSSSYDGSVISSVDRKQGKISELNLDKANPGDNVNNSEASSDESPRERNKVSATPSKYKRPVNDASPVCVGDEYYKQSCNINPTSCLKVSRKELNRELQSLSDIRPELLTPSKDSRKRRDMTNVRVLYSRHLDEDIIKHQKKILARLGVSVVSSIADATHFIADQFVRTRNMLEAIAFGKLVVTHLWIESCGQANCFIDERNHILRDAKKEKEVGFSLPVSLALAVQHPLLKGRRVLITPSTKPSKEILSNLARAVHGQVVEKVGKSVLKGHTVPDDLLILSCEEDYAFSVPFLEKGVMVYKSELLLTGIVTQKLEYQRHRLFADHVKKTRSAV, encoded by the exons ATGAGTCCCAATCATTCCACCGCTAAGGATGATCGTGGAATCCACGCAGATTTTGACTACGTTGACACTCAACCATTCGACGCCGATG GTGTGGAGGACGATGATTGCGATGACAACGAGTGGCGGTACTTCGAAGATACCGTGCCTTTCGACGACGACGGTGTTTTGGATACCGAAACGTTGGTTCTTGCTGGGGAAACTCAGGTATTTGATGAAGATGACGACATTTTGGAAAACGAAGCGATGAACCTTGCCAGTGAAACTCAGGCGTTGGGCGATGGTGAGACTAAGTTGCCGGAGGAAGAGTGTGAATCGGATAGAACGCAAATTTTGGAGAATGTGGATGATGATGAGCTATCTGTTGACAGTGGCAATAGTGAAGCCGTGGGCAGCAGAAAGGATAAATCGTGTCAGCGAAACAGTTCTG TTTATATATTCTCAGGTTCAATGCCACCGCGGTTTGCTTTTCTCCGTGTAGAATCTTTGCGGCAAGCTGCTCTTGCCATTCACAAGGTGGATTTTAAAGAAAATCAGGATGTGACCAATTCTGTCAAGGGTACTGGTCAGAAATACCAGGAATCACTGGTTGTAAAAGATAAAGGGGAGTCCTTTCTTAGTTGTTCTGAGAAGGTTGGGGGAGTTGATCAGGAAAATGATAATGGGAAATACAGTGTGGAAGTTGGGGGATTTAAGGGTAAGGTTGCTAAGTCGACAGTGAGAAAGCTTTTCAGCGATGATATACCTGTTGAAACAAATGGAACTTGTCTTAGCGGCAATGTTTTTAATGAAGGAGATGACCTAGACAAGCTTCCTATTTACCATGGTGAATTGGAAGGGTTAAGCTACGTCAACTCTCAAGAACCTGGAGTATTGTCACAGATCAATGCTATTGACTTTGTTGATAGGTTTCTTAAAGATAATATCACAGAGTTTGATCAAGAATCTAATTGTGTTAAGAATAGGGAGGAAAAGTCCAAATCCATTCCGAGTACAAAATGGCAACACAGTTTGACCAAGACCGTAAATGATAAAGGCAAAGCTGGAAGAACTAGTATTTATGACTGGGATGATAGCCGTGAAGACGAGGGTGGGGGAGATATATATCTAAGGAGGAAGAACGATTTTTTTAAGGGTGAAACACATAGGCCAAGGTCGTTGCCGGGATTCCGGAACAGGAGAGCATGTGGAGTAAATCTAAATGATGATAAGGAAGACGGGAATATTCCTAATAAAAGAAAGAGTGCAGTTAAATCTGATTCAAGAGTAGGGATGAATATTCTGAAAGTAAGGGACAGTGTTGTACCAGAagcaacaataaaattaaaacggAATCTTGCTAAGGAATTGGATGAACAATTCGACATTGATTTCTCTAGAGGAGAGATGGAGCCCGTTGCTAATGCAGGAGAACAGATGTTGGATGTAGGACCAGATACTCAAATGGCTGCTGAGGCTATGGAAACATTGTGCAATGCCAAGGATATTGTTGATAATGATACTGCTCATGTTACTAGAAGTGGTTTAAATTATAAACTTAATAACTCTATTGGAAAAGTGGGGCTTGTTTCGTCAAAGGAACAATTGGCACAATGCGACAGGAAAAGGAAAGTTGATGTTAAATCATTGTTGCAAACTTCAGGTTTATCAAAGAGAAGCACTAAAGAAGTCACGCAACACAGAAGGGACAGTATAATGACAAGATCAAAGAGGAGTAAGTTAAATGCAGAAGGCAACCAAACCTCCAGTGATAATGAAAAAAATGGTAGAGTATCCTTGTCTCCGATAATTGTGCAAAGAAAGTCAGCTAGAGCTTTGAAAAGCAACCAGCTTGATGAGTTGAATAATCCCGATGGCAATAATGAAGAAAGTAGAGGTAGTTTGGTCAACAAAAGGGAATTGCATAATGGTGTTTGTCATTTTTCACCAATTGCCAAAAGAACTAGACGATCCTTATCGGTAAATCAATCAATAAACCGTGATATACCACCCAAGAGTTTGAGAGATGGAAATATAGGTATTGATTCCCTTGAGAAAAGCAGTGGAATTGGCCTACAGGCATCCAAAACATTGAATTCCAAATCTACTACAGGATCTTCTGATGACTTTGAAGTAGGTGATAATTCCAAATTGAGTCACTTGGGGACTTCGGCTCTGAAGGCAAGTGTTGGTAGTTTCAGTGACAATGTTGAATTGGATATAGTAGATTATCCTAAAAGAAGGAGATCTCTTAGAATTAGGAAGTTGTCTGATCATGATTTAGGATCTGAAACATTAGTTTGTTCATCCAAAGCATCTGCAAAACCTGAAGATACTGGGAAATCTACTGCTAGGAAGAGAAAAATGAGAACAGATTCTGATGTCAAATCACATGTAAATTGCAAAGATCACTCATCTTCATATGATGGTTCAGTAATATCTTCTGTTGATCGAAAACAAGGGAAAATATCAGAGCTAAATTTAGATAAGGCAAACCCAGGGGATAATGTTAATAATTCTGAAGCCAGTTCAGATGAATCGCCAAGAGAGAGGAACAAGGTATCTGCAACTCCATCAAAGTATAAGAGGCCTGTGAATGATGCATCACCTGTTTGTGTGGGTGACGAATATTACAAACAATCATGCAATATAAATCCGACATCATGCCTTAAAGTATCTCGAAAGGAGCTCAACAGGGAACTTCAAAGCTTGAGTGATATCAGACCTGAATTACTTACTCCGTCTAAAGATTCAAGGAAGAGGAGGGACATGACTAATGTTCGAGTTCTTTACAGCCGCCACTTGGACGAAGATATTATTAAGCATCAGAAGAAG ATTTTAGCACGGCTTGGAGTTTCTGTGGTATCCTCCATTGCAGATGCTACCCACTTCATAGCTGATCAATTTGTACGTACCAGAAATATGTTGGAAGCTATTGCTTTTGGTAAACTGGTGGTCACACACTTGTGGATTGAGAGCTGTGGACAAGCTAACTGTTTTATTGATGAGAGAAATCACATATTGAGGGATGCAAAAAAGGAAAAGGAGGTAGGTTTCAGCTTGCCAGTTTCACTAGCACTAGCAGTTCAGCATCCTCTATTAAAG GGTCGAAGAGTATTGATCACCCCAAGTACTAAACCTAGTAAAGAGATTCTTTCAAATTTAGCAAGAGCAGTTCATGGACAG GTTGTGGAGAAAGTTGGAAAATCCGTTTTGAAGGGCCACACAGTTCCAGACGATTTGCTGATCTTATCCTGTGAAGAAGATTATGCCTTTTCGGTGCCTTTTCTTGAGAAGG GGGTAATGGTGTACAAGTCAGAACTGTTGCTGACTGGCATAGTTACACAGAAGCTGGAGTATCAAAg GCATCGACTTTTTGCAGACCATGTGAAGAAAACTCGTTCCGCCGTATAG